A single genomic interval of Plantibacter sp. Leaf314 harbors:
- a CDS encoding alpha/beta hydrolase: protein MSIITMPGIGGSDDAHWQSQWERETLAIRRIAPASWDAPDLDDWSDALDRAVADEPAILVAHSLSCLLAVRWTAANPARVAGLFLVAAPDPDGPLFPTVAAAFAEGLDVRPSAPALLVTSEDDPYCSEDRAAEFATTWGVPRVGIGRRGHLNSASGLGAWPEGRRLLTAFSAGLGRHDRSSAR, encoded by the coding sequence GGGATCGGCGGATCCGACGACGCCCATTGGCAATCACAGTGGGAGCGGGAGACGCTCGCGATCCGTCGGATCGCGCCGGCGTCCTGGGACGCACCGGACCTCGACGACTGGTCCGACGCGCTCGACCGGGCGGTGGCCGACGAACCGGCGATCCTGGTGGCCCACAGCCTCTCCTGTCTGCTTGCCGTCCGCTGGACTGCAGCGAACCCCGCTCGGGTCGCTGGGCTGTTCCTCGTCGCCGCACCCGACCCCGACGGACCGCTGTTCCCGACGGTCGCAGCAGCGTTCGCCGAGGGTCTCGACGTTCGACCGTCCGCACCCGCGCTCCTCGTGACGAGCGAGGACGACCCCTACTGCTCGGAGGATCGCGCCGCCGAGTTCGCCACCACGTGGGGCGTGCCTCGGGTCGGCATCGGGCGCCGGGGCCACCTGAACTCCGCCAGTGGACTCGGCGCCTGGCCGGAGGGCCGACGACTGCTGACCGCCTTCAGTGCGGGACTCGGGAGACACGATCGGTCATCAGCGAGATGA
- a CDS encoding serine hydrolase produces the protein MSRAVTAQADTSRAALLRDRIVQEVAEQGFGAHGLHVLVGDDEAGHRWTEDVREDVHSAAKGVCVLAVGFAVDEGLITMDTTLGAVFPDAEFGDGTADVTLRRLLNMTSGVDLPWSPTLLSDWPDLTLEFLRRPSRGAVFQYSNASTYTAMRALETRVGDVGAYLDRRLLAPLGIHDAAWERCPNGFIAAGGGLALRTTELARIGRLIRDRGRWHDVQLLAPEWVDAMHTEWVPAGTGPGYERYALAGWDGPGVAWRLHGAYGQLLIFAGDAVVTITAEDHEGADRIAGSVSAFLADA, from the coding sequence ATGAGCCGAGCTGTCACCGCCCAAGCCGACACCAGCCGGGCAGCCCTGCTCCGCGACCGCATCGTGCAGGAGGTCGCCGAGCAGGGCTTCGGTGCGCACGGCCTGCACGTGCTCGTCGGTGACGACGAGGCCGGGCACCGGTGGACGGAGGACGTCCGTGAGGACGTCCACTCGGCGGCCAAGGGTGTCTGCGTCCTCGCGGTGGGCTTCGCCGTCGACGAGGGGCTCATCACCATGGACACCACACTCGGCGCCGTCTTCCCGGACGCCGAGTTCGGCGACGGCACAGCCGACGTCACCCTCCGACGCCTCCTGAACATGACGAGCGGCGTCGACCTCCCGTGGTCGCCGACCCTGCTCTCGGACTGGCCGGACCTGACCCTCGAGTTCCTGCGCCGACCGTCACGAGGAGCGGTCTTCCAGTACTCGAACGCCAGCACCTACACGGCGATGCGCGCGCTCGAGACCCGCGTCGGCGATGTCGGCGCGTACCTCGACCGTCGCCTGCTCGCACCGCTCGGCATCCACGACGCCGCATGGGAGCGATGCCCGAACGGGTTCATCGCCGCCGGCGGCGGCCTGGCGCTGCGCACCACGGAGCTCGCGCGCATCGGACGCCTCATCCGCGATCGTGGCCGCTGGCACGACGTGCAGCTCCTCGCGCCGGAGTGGGTCGACGCGATGCACACCGAGTGGGTGCCGGCCGGCACCGGTCCCGGCTACGAGCGGTACGCGCTCGCCGGATGGGACGGGCCTGGAGTCGCCTGGCGGCTCCACGGTGCCTACGGGCAACTCCTCATCTTCGCGGGTGATGCCGTGGTGACGATCACCGCCGAGGACCACGAGGGCGCGGACCGCATCGCGGGCTCCGTGTCCGCGTTCCTCGCCGACGCCTAG
- a CDS encoding ATP-dependent DNA helicase RecQ, with protein MGTSRPATGSIDRIAREDFGWDTLLPGQREAIQSAVAGRDTLVVLATGGGKSAVYQIAGAQRGAVTLVVSPLVALQADQLASIEAAPAAPPAVALNASLGTAAIEAAWERIHESGPVYVLLAPEQLANEETVARLAAAGVSLLVVDEAHCVSSWGTDFRPDYLRLADVRHELGDPPVLAMTATASGPVREEIIERLRMHDPDVQVHGVDRPEIRLVVHRHEREPEKRAAVVEEARSWTAPGLVYVATRRETERYAEEIAADGRRVAAYHAGLKTTERRAVHDRWRAGELDVVVATSAFGMGIDRADVRFVLHATTTESLDAYYQEVGRAGRDGEPATTVLHYRAEDLGLRRFFTKRSVSESAVRAVWRAVRATPGLTVTDLALQLDRPRRTIARIVNDLADAQLADTTDGVRAVDEIGPKRAIRAVREMLESRERIAESRLAMMRAYAETSHCRRRVLLEYFGVDAPEWCGNCDGCERHEAQQEQQHFGSADTTGTSPLHVDQGVLHREWGPGTVMGVEPDRVTVFFDGEGYKVVALSALETGVLTAQELASV; from the coding sequence ATGGGTACTTCACGTCCGGCCACCGGTTCCATCGATCGCATCGCGCGCGAGGATTTCGGCTGGGACACGCTCCTGCCGGGGCAGCGTGAGGCGATCCAGTCGGCCGTCGCCGGTCGCGACACCCTCGTGGTCCTCGCCACGGGTGGCGGGAAGTCGGCGGTGTACCAGATCGCCGGCGCCCAGCGTGGCGCGGTGACCCTCGTCGTCTCGCCGCTCGTCGCCCTGCAGGCCGATCAGCTCGCCTCGATCGAGGCCGCACCGGCGGCCCCTCCGGCGGTCGCACTCAACGCCTCCCTCGGTACAGCGGCCATCGAGGCGGCGTGGGAACGCATTCACGAGAGCGGCCCGGTCTACGTGCTGCTGGCTCCGGAGCAGCTCGCGAACGAGGAGACCGTCGCACGGCTCGCAGCGGCCGGCGTCTCCCTCCTCGTCGTCGACGAGGCGCACTGCGTGTCGTCGTGGGGAACCGACTTCCGGCCCGACTACCTGCGGTTGGCCGACGTCCGTCATGAGCTCGGCGACCCGCCCGTGCTCGCCATGACGGCCACCGCCTCCGGTCCCGTCCGCGAGGAGATCATCGAACGGCTGCGCATGCACGACCCGGACGTGCAGGTGCACGGGGTCGACCGTCCGGAGATCCGCCTGGTCGTGCACCGCCATGAGCGCGAGCCCGAGAAGCGGGCCGCGGTCGTCGAGGAGGCACGCAGCTGGACGGCTCCCGGCTTGGTCTACGTCGCGACGCGTCGGGAGACCGAACGGTACGCCGAGGAGATCGCCGCCGACGGACGCCGGGTCGCCGCGTACCATGCCGGCCTGAAGACGACGGAACGTCGCGCGGTCCACGACCGCTGGCGGGCCGGCGAGCTCGACGTCGTCGTCGCGACCTCCGCGTTCGGCATGGGCATCGACCGCGCCGATGTGCGGTTCGTCCTGCACGCCACGACGACCGAGTCGCTCGACGCCTACTACCAGGAGGTCGGCCGCGCAGGCCGCGACGGCGAGCCCGCCACGACGGTGCTGCACTACCGCGCGGAAGACCTCGGACTCCGTCGCTTCTTCACGAAGCGCTCCGTGTCGGAGTCGGCGGTGCGCGCGGTGTGGCGCGCGGTCCGTGCCACACCGGGGCTGACGGTCACCGATCTCGCGTTGCAACTCGACCGGCCGCGACGCACGATCGCCAGGATCGTGAACGACCTCGCGGACGCCCAGCTGGCGGACACCACCGACGGCGTCCGGGCGGTCGACGAGATCGGCCCGAAGCGTGCGATCCGTGCCGTGCGGGAGATGCTGGAATCGCGGGAACGCATCGCCGAATCACGGTTGGCGATGATGCGCGCCTACGCCGAGACCTCGCACTGCCGCCGCCGGGTCCTGCTCGAGTACTTCGGCGTCGACGCCCCCGAATGGTGTGGGAACTGCGACGGCTGCGAGCGGCACGAGGCGCAGCAGGAGCAGCAGCACTTCGGTTCCGCCGACACCACCGGAACGTCGCCGCTCCACGTCGACCAGGGGGTACTCCACCGCGAGTGGGGCCCGGGCACCGTGATGGGCGTCGAGCCCGACCGTGTCACCGTCTTCTTCGACGGCGAGGGCTACAAGGTCGTCGCCCTCTCGGCACTCGAGACCGGCGTGCTCACCGCCCAGGAGCTCGCCTCGGTCTGA
- a CDS encoding NUDIX domain-containing protein: protein MPMSDYVASIRSHIGTGFLMLPGVTAVIRDGDRFLLARHRHSGLWSLIGGGVEPGEEPADALLREVLEETGARIRIRGIVGAYGGDPMMVRYPNGDHVGYVTTAYDCELLSEANPDQEELLELGWFARDDIQYLSRRDWIDRVIADAPGRAPADEV from the coding sequence ATGCCGATGTCCGATTACGTCGCCTCGATCCGCTCCCACATCGGAACGGGGTTCCTCATGCTCCCGGGGGTCACCGCCGTCATCAGGGACGGCGACCGGTTCCTGCTCGCCCGCCATCGCCACTCCGGCCTGTGGAGCCTGATAGGTGGCGGTGTCGAGCCCGGCGAGGAACCGGCGGACGCGCTGCTGCGCGAGGTCCTGGAGGAGACGGGTGCCCGCATCCGCATCCGCGGCATCGTCGGGGCGTACGGCGGCGATCCGATGATGGTGCGCTACCCGAACGGCGACCACGTGGGCTACGTGACCACCGCCTACGACTGCGAGCTCCTCAGCGAGGCGAACCCCGATCAGGAGGAGCTTCTCGAGCTCGGTTGGTTCGCCAGGGACGACATCCAGTACCTGTCACGACGGGACTGGATCGACCGCGTCATCGCCGACGCTCCCGGGCGCGCACCGGCGGACGAGGTCTGA
- a CDS encoding ASCH domain-containing protein produces the protein MSSPSDTAPVAAPDRDAATVMWRAYTEHRGGAGLDDADYTVEHFGDTAGLADGLLEIVLSGRKRATAELVSEFAHRGDPLPRIGSHWIACDSTGAPRIVIRSTSLRIGPFASADAAFAFAEGEDDRTLASWQREHRRYWERTTAARGAVWSESEEIVFEYFAVVWPPEHAD, from the coding sequence ATGAGCTCTCCGAGTGACACTGCACCGGTTGCAGCGCCCGACCGTGACGCTGCGACCGTGATGTGGCGCGCGTACACCGAGCATCGTGGCGGTGCGGGCCTGGACGACGCCGACTACACCGTGGAGCACTTCGGCGACACGGCCGGACTCGCCGACGGACTGCTGGAGATCGTCCTGAGCGGACGCAAGCGCGCCACCGCCGAACTCGTGTCGGAGTTCGCCCATCGCGGCGATCCGCTCCCTCGGATCGGCTCGCACTGGATCGCCTGCGACAGCACGGGGGCGCCGCGGATCGTCATCCGCAGCACCTCGCTCCGCATCGGCCCGTTCGCGAGTGCCGATGCCGCCTTCGCGTTCGCGGAGGGCGAGGATGATCGCACGCTGGCGAGCTGGCAGCGCGAACACCGGCGCTACTGGGAGCGGACCACGGCGGCGCGCGGTGCCGTGTGGTCCGAGTCCGAGGAGATCGTGTTCGAGTACTTCGCCGTGGTGTGGCCGCCGGAGCACGCCGACTGA
- a CDS encoding oxidoreductase codes for MPGGPDRVAVIGPGAIGTAVAAALHEQGRTPFIAGRSKRPELQLQVDDETVTVPGPVHTDPAESPGTAGLVFLAVKATQTAAAADWLAALCGPDTVVCVLQNGVEQRETVEPLVRAGTVVPAVVWFPATRRPDGPVTLLSPPRLSLPEAPGAAVVADVLRGSRCTVEVSTDFTTLAWRKLLQNAAAGLMALTGRRSGMYRRDDIGRLMLGYLEECAAVARAEGARLADDEPRRLLDQFRAAPLDRGTSILADREQGQPLEWDVRNAVIQRRGSVHGIPTPISDVVVPLLAAASDGPG; via the coding sequence ATGCCAGGGGGACCCGATCGCGTCGCAGTGATCGGGCCGGGCGCGATCGGCACCGCGGTCGCCGCAGCGCTCCACGAACAGGGACGGACGCCGTTCATCGCAGGGCGGTCGAAACGGCCGGAACTCCAGCTCCAGGTCGATGACGAGACGGTGACGGTCCCCGGGCCGGTCCACACCGATCCGGCGGAGTCTCCGGGCACGGCAGGCCTCGTCTTCCTGGCGGTCAAGGCGACCCAGACGGCTGCCGCTGCCGACTGGCTCGCCGCGTTGTGCGGTCCGGACACGGTCGTGTGCGTCCTACAGAACGGGGTCGAACAGCGTGAGACGGTGGAGCCCCTCGTCCGGGCCGGAACGGTCGTCCCGGCGGTCGTCTGGTTCCCGGCCACCCGCCGACCCGACGGTCCGGTCACGCTGTTGAGTCCGCCACGCTTGTCCCTGCCGGAGGCACCCGGTGCCGCCGTGGTGGCAGACGTGCTGCGCGGCTCCCGCTGCACCGTCGAGGTCTCGACCGACTTCACGACCCTCGCCTGGCGGAAGCTCCTGCAGAACGCCGCCGCCGGACTCATGGCGTTGACCGGTCGCCGATCCGGCATGTACCGCCGCGACGACATCGGCCGATTGATGCTCGGCTACCTCGAGGAGTGCGCGGCCGTCGCACGAGCGGAAGGTGCGCGATTGGCCGACGACGAACCACGGCGGCTCCTCGACCAGTTCCGAGCAGCCCCGCTCGACCGCGGGACGTCGATCCTCGCCGATCGCGAGCAGGGGCAGCCGCTCGAATGGGACGTCCGCAACGCGGTCATCCAGCGGCGGGGGAGCGTGCACGGCATCCCCACGCCGATCAGCGACGTGGTCGTGCCGTTGCTCGCCGCGGCGAGCGACGGACCGGGCTGA
- a CDS encoding M20/M25/M40 family metallo-hydrolase: MSDLSPGDDALELARLLISIDSVSPSLVPGAPGEGRIATVIAERLEGAGFLVELVPAPEDPQRVSVVAVHAGSRPGPTVVFNGHLDTVGVEGMVDPFDPRIADGKLFGRGASDMKSGLAGLIVAAERLVAADHPGTVVFTGVADEEDASVGAAAVLRHLADRGVTADVCLIAEPTWLDRVSAHRGYAVVEVTLQGVAGHSSQPALSVDAIRALGHVLQEVERADEELRQRPAHPLLESGSFTATVVRAGTAPFTIAADATLVIERRTLPGERAEDALVEVRTMLGAVAARTPGLRTDARLTHQREAWEADEQGPAARFAEFLAAALTRDGETVPAAIGAPYWMESALWQAAGIPTVVCGPAGGGLHAAEEWVDVEQLRRFPGAVIAATIDALSGSSET; this comes from the coding sequence ATGTCCGACCTCAGCCCCGGCGACGACGCGCTCGAGCTCGCCCGCCTGCTCATCTCGATCGACTCCGTCAGTCCGAGCCTCGTCCCGGGGGCTCCCGGTGAAGGTCGGATCGCGACGGTGATCGCGGAGCGACTCGAGGGCGCCGGCTTCCTGGTCGAGCTCGTTCCCGCGCCTGAGGACCCGCAGCGCGTCAGTGTCGTGGCCGTGCACGCGGGATCGCGGCCGGGTCCGACGGTCGTGTTCAACGGCCATCTCGACACGGTCGGGGTCGAGGGCATGGTCGACCCCTTCGACCCGCGGATCGCGGACGGCAAGCTCTTCGGACGCGGCGCCAGCGACATGAAGTCCGGCCTCGCAGGACTGATCGTCGCCGCAGAGCGACTCGTCGCTGCGGACCACCCTGGCACGGTCGTCTTCACGGGTGTCGCGGATGAGGAGGATGCGAGCGTGGGAGCCGCGGCCGTCCTGCGACACCTCGCCGATCGTGGTGTGACGGCGGACGTGTGCCTCATCGCCGAGCCCACCTGGCTCGACCGGGTGTCGGCGCACCGGGGATATGCGGTCGTCGAGGTCACCCTGCAGGGTGTGGCCGGGCACTCCTCGCAACCGGCGTTGAGCGTCGATGCGATCCGTGCCCTCGGCCACGTGCTGCAGGAGGTGGAGCGGGCTGACGAGGAACTCCGTCAGCGGCCGGCGCACCCGCTGCTCGAATCCGGTTCGTTCACGGCGACCGTCGTGCGGGCGGGTACCGCCCCGTTCACGATCGCCGCCGACGCGACCCTCGTCATCGAGCGACGCACGCTGCCGGGCGAACGCGCCGAGGACGCCCTCGTCGAGGTGCGGACCATGCTCGGCGCGGTCGCGGCGCGGACACCGGGGCTCCGGACGGATGCCCGGCTGACGCATCAGCGCGAGGCCTGGGAAGCCGATGAGCAGGGCCCGGCCGCGCGATTCGCCGAGTTCCTGGCGGCAGCGCTCACCCGCGACGGTGAGACCGTGCCAGCCGCCATCGGTGCGCCCTACTGGATGGAGTCGGCGCTGTGGCAGGCCGCGGGCATCCCGACGGTCGTGTGCGGCCCTGCCGGCGGCGGACTGCACGCGGCGGAGGAATGGGTCGACGTCGAGCAGCTCCGTCGGTTCCCTGGAGCGGTCATCGCCGCGACGATCGACGCGCTGTCCGGATCGAGCGAGACGTGA
- a CDS encoding RNA-binding S4 domain-containing protein — MTNPAEITDVPIGGEGIRLGQFLKFAGLLDSGGDVKAAIADGAVQVNGEVDRRRGRQLQLDDVVSLEGRSVRVRP; from the coding sequence ATGACGAACCCGGCAGAGATCACCGACGTCCCGATCGGCGGCGAGGGCATCCGACTCGGGCAGTTCCTGAAGTTCGCGGGTCTGCTCGACTCCGGTGGAGACGTGAAGGCCGCGATCGCCGACGGCGCCGTGCAGGTCAACGGCGAGGTCGATCGCCGACGCGGTCGGCAGTTGCAGCTCGACGACGTCGTGTCGCTGGAAGGGCGCAGCGTCCGCGTCCGTCCCTGA
- a CDS encoding SDR family oxidoreductase, whose translation MNPSTPRPIAVTGSTGALGGLVAQDLAARGIPQRLLVRTPAKAPQHPDSTVHRFTYTDQAAARAALEGVDTLFMVSGAESADRVDQHRSFIDAAAAAGVQHLVYTSFAAAAPDAVFTLARDHHATEEHIRASGMRWTFLRDGFYLDIMEALVGEDGVIRGPAGDGRASFVAGSDIARAATAILVDPAPHAGRTYDLTGPEALTMTEVAATISRVRDREVTFHDETIEEAYASRASYGAPDWEVDAWVSTYTAIGSGVMAEVSPAIEDLTGVPPMNLETYLRSNAD comes from the coding sequence GTGAACCCGAGCACACCCCGTCCCATCGCCGTCACCGGATCGACCGGCGCGCTCGGCGGCCTCGTGGCGCAGGACCTCGCCGCCCGCGGGATCCCGCAACGTCTGCTCGTCCGCACCCCCGCGAAGGCCCCGCAGCACCCGGACAGCACCGTGCACCGGTTCACCTACACCGATCAGGCGGCGGCCCGCGCGGCACTCGAGGGCGTCGACACCCTCTTCATGGTGTCGGGAGCCGAGAGCGCCGACCGCGTCGACCAGCACCGCTCGTTCATCGATGCCGCGGCCGCCGCCGGCGTCCAGCACCTCGTGTACACCTCGTTCGCCGCGGCGGCACCGGACGCCGTGTTCACGCTGGCGCGCGACCACCATGCGACCGAGGAGCACATCCGAGCGTCGGGCATGCGGTGGACGTTCCTCCGCGACGGTTTCTACCTCGACATCATGGAGGCCCTCGTGGGTGAGGACGGCGTCATCCGTGGGCCGGCCGGCGACGGTCGTGCGTCCTTCGTCGCCGGCTCCGACATCGCCCGGGCCGCCACGGCCATCCTCGTCGACCCGGCACCCCACGCCGGTCGCACCTACGACCTCACCGGCCCCGAAGCGCTCACCATGACGGAGGTCGCGGCCACGATCAGCCGCGTCCGCGATCGCGAGGTCACGTTCCACGACGAGACGATCGAGGAGGCCTACGCGTCGCGCGCCTCCTACGGCGCGCCCGACTGGGAGGTCGACGCCTGGGTGAGCACCTACACGGCCATCGGCAGCGGCGTGATGGCCGAGGTGAGCCCGGCGATCGAGGACCTCACCGGTGTCCCGCCGATGAACCTGGAGACCTATCTGCGGTCGAACGCGGACTGA